The following are encoded together in the Jaculus jaculus isolate mJacJac1 chromosome 3, mJacJac1.mat.Y.cur, whole genome shotgun sequence genome:
- the LOC101604573 gene encoding G-protein coupled receptor 183 isoform X1 yields MSSPTGKSTSQPGLCCLLVGVTTMPEMADNCTPALTTLQDGGCDLYAHYNTARVLMPLHYSLVFIIGLVGNLLALVVIVQNRKKINSTTLYSTNLVISDILFTTALPTRLLYYAWGFDWRLGDALCRVTALVFYVNTYAGVNFMTCLSVDRFFAVVHPLRYHKMKRIKYARGVCVLVWLLVFAQTLPLLISPMSRQEAERTTCMEYPNFEDTASLPWILLGACLVGYALPLVVILFCYSQICCKLFRTAKQNPLTDKSGVNRKALNTIIFIIVVFVLCFTPYHVAIIQHMIRKLLYPGLGCSQRYSFQISLHVTVCLMNFNCCMDPFIYFFACKGYKRKVMKILKRQVSVSISSAVRSAPEENSREMAESQLIIHSKSSNGK; encoded by the coding sequence TGGGGGTGACTACCATGCCGGAGATGGCTGACAACTGTACCCCAGCCCTGACAACTCTGCAGGATGGCGGCTGTGATCTCTATGCGCACTACAACACAGCCAGGGTCCTGATGCCCTTGCACTACAGCCTCGTCTTCATCATTGGGCTGGTGGGCAACTTGCTGGCCTTGGTGGTCATTgtgcaaaacaggaaaaaaatcaattcGACCACCCTCTATTCAACCAATCTGGTGATTTCCGACATCCTGTTCACCACAGCTCTGCCCACTCGGCTGCTCTACTACGCGTGGGGCTTTGACTGGCGGCTGGGCGACGCCCTGTGCAGGGTCACGGCGCTCGTGTTCTACGTCAACACGTACGCGGGGGTGAACTTCATGACCTGCCTGAGCGTCGACCGCTTCTTTGCTGTGGTGCACCCGCTGCGCTACCACAAGATGAAACGGATCAAGTACGCCAGAGGCGTCTGCGTGCTGGTCTGGCTTCTCGTGTTTGCTCAAACACTCCCGCTCCTCATCAGCCCCATGTCAAGGCAGGAGGCAGAAAGGACGACGTGCATGGAATACCCCAACTTTGAAGACACGGCCTCGCTGCCCTGGATCCTGCTGGGTGCGTGCCTGGTGGGGTATGCGCTTCCCCTCGTCGTCATTCTCTTCTGCTACTCGCAAATCTGCTGCAAGCTCTTCAGAACCGCCAAGCAAAACCCACTGACGGACAAATCTGGGGTGAACAGAAAGGCTCTCAACACGATCATCTTCATCATCGTTGTGTTTGTTCTCTGCTTCACACCTTACCACGTCGCCATCATTCAACACATGATTCGGAAGCTCCTTTATCCTGGTCTGGGATGCAGCCAAAGATACTCGTTCCAGATATCTCTGCACGTCACTGTGTGCCTGATGAACTTCAATTGCTGCATGGAcccttttatatatttctttgcgTGTAAAGGGTACAAGAGAAAGGTCATGAAGATACTGAAGCGACAAGTCAGTGTATCGATTTCCAGTGCTGTGAGGTCGGCTCCTGAAGAAAACTCAAGGGAAATGGCAGAGTCACAGCTGATCATACACTCCAAGTCTTCAAATGGAAAGTAA
- the LOC101604573 gene encoding G-protein coupled receptor 183 isoform X2 — MPEMADNCTPALTTLQDGGCDLYAHYNTARVLMPLHYSLVFIIGLVGNLLALVVIVQNRKKINSTTLYSTNLVISDILFTTALPTRLLYYAWGFDWRLGDALCRVTALVFYVNTYAGVNFMTCLSVDRFFAVVHPLRYHKMKRIKYARGVCVLVWLLVFAQTLPLLISPMSRQEAERTTCMEYPNFEDTASLPWILLGACLVGYALPLVVILFCYSQICCKLFRTAKQNPLTDKSGVNRKALNTIIFIIVVFVLCFTPYHVAIIQHMIRKLLYPGLGCSQRYSFQISLHVTVCLMNFNCCMDPFIYFFACKGYKRKVMKILKRQVSVSISSAVRSAPEENSREMAESQLIIHSKSSNGK, encoded by the coding sequence ATGCCGGAGATGGCTGACAACTGTACCCCAGCCCTGACAACTCTGCAGGATGGCGGCTGTGATCTCTATGCGCACTACAACACAGCCAGGGTCCTGATGCCCTTGCACTACAGCCTCGTCTTCATCATTGGGCTGGTGGGCAACTTGCTGGCCTTGGTGGTCATTgtgcaaaacaggaaaaaaatcaattcGACCACCCTCTATTCAACCAATCTGGTGATTTCCGACATCCTGTTCACCACAGCTCTGCCCACTCGGCTGCTCTACTACGCGTGGGGCTTTGACTGGCGGCTGGGCGACGCCCTGTGCAGGGTCACGGCGCTCGTGTTCTACGTCAACACGTACGCGGGGGTGAACTTCATGACCTGCCTGAGCGTCGACCGCTTCTTTGCTGTGGTGCACCCGCTGCGCTACCACAAGATGAAACGGATCAAGTACGCCAGAGGCGTCTGCGTGCTGGTCTGGCTTCTCGTGTTTGCTCAAACACTCCCGCTCCTCATCAGCCCCATGTCAAGGCAGGAGGCAGAAAGGACGACGTGCATGGAATACCCCAACTTTGAAGACACGGCCTCGCTGCCCTGGATCCTGCTGGGTGCGTGCCTGGTGGGGTATGCGCTTCCCCTCGTCGTCATTCTCTTCTGCTACTCGCAAATCTGCTGCAAGCTCTTCAGAACCGCCAAGCAAAACCCACTGACGGACAAATCTGGGGTGAACAGAAAGGCTCTCAACACGATCATCTTCATCATCGTTGTGTTTGTTCTCTGCTTCACACCTTACCACGTCGCCATCATTCAACACATGATTCGGAAGCTCCTTTATCCTGGTCTGGGATGCAGCCAAAGATACTCGTTCCAGATATCTCTGCACGTCACTGTGTGCCTGATGAACTTCAATTGCTGCATGGAcccttttatatatttctttgcgTGTAAAGGGTACAAGAGAAAGGTCATGAAGATACTGAAGCGACAAGTCAGTGTATCGATTTCCAGTGCTGTGAGGTCGGCTCCTGAAGAAAACTCAAGGGAAATGGCAGAGTCACAGCTGATCATACACTCCAAGTCTTCAAATGGAAAGTAA